From Terriglobales bacterium:
GACTACAGGAAGAAGTTCGGCCACTACGCCGCCAGCCTCTACGCCCTGGCGGGCGGAGCGCGCTCCTTCACCAAGCGCATGGCCCGCACCGACCGCGGTGACTACACCGTCAGCTTCCACGGCGGCGGCAGCTACTTCTCCGTCGCCCTCACCCCCAAGCAGTTCGACGCCGCCCACCGCGCCTTCTTCCTGGACGACCACGGCGTCTTCCACGTCGAGGACGACAAGCCCGCCACCGCCGATTCGCCCTTGCTCAAGGAGTCGTTCCAGTAGCGGCCTACTGCGCCGGACCCGGCTGGATGTCCACGGCGCGGTCGTTCTCGAAGGTCACCACCAGAGGCTTGCCGCCGTTGGGGAATGTGAGCAGGCGCGTCGAGCCCAGCCCGCTGCCGTGCAGGTAGCCCACGCCCAGGGCGAAGTCCATCTGCAGTTCGCTCATCCCCAGCCGGGCCTGGTGGCGGTCGATGGCCTGCCAGATGTCCTGCGGCCAGTGCTGGTATAACTCGTGCGGGTCCTGCAGGTAGACCAGGTCGTCGATGTAGAGGCTGTAGTCCTGGCCTTTCACCGCCCCCACCGGGAAGGCGTAGGACTTCCCTTCCTTGCTGAAGACGGCCATGATCTGCTGCTGGCCGGGAGCGGGCGAGGCATCGCGCACCACCTCGGTGATCTCCAGGCGCTCGATGGGCCCCAGCAGCCCGGCCTCGTGCTGCAGATCGCTGTGGTGGCCGGCGAAGGGATAGTAGGTGACGCGGTAGCCCTCGCGCACCCACACCGGGTGTCCCACCAGCCCCTTCCGCGCCGATTCGAGGTCGTAGGCGTAGAGCTTCTGGGGCACGACGTAGGAGTCGGGGTTCAGCGGTCTCTCCGCTGCCGGCGGCGGAGGCTCGCTCTCCGCGTGGCGCTCGTAGAGGATGACGGCCAGGCGGATGGCGGCGGCCGCCATGGCCACCGCCAGGACGATCTGGATGCGGTTCCTGGTTTCCGGGCTGATGGTCATTCTAGGTGAGATAGGGCGAGCCGCTCTCCCCGCCCTCCCACTCGCGCCCCTGGCGCAGGTGGTCGGCCAGGCGGGAGAGCGCGTCCACGATGCGGGTGCCGCGCTCGATGTAGTCGGGGGCCTGCTCGAAGAAGTCGCGCAGCGGCTCGCGGTACTCGGAGGCCAGCACCGCCAGCCCCACCCCAGACAGCAGCATGCCGGCGGCCCGCCGCCCCGCCAGGAACAGCGCCACCCCCAGCCCGAACGATCCCGCCACCGTCGCCTGCTTCCAGCCCGTCATCTTGCGCATGGCTTCTCTCCCGGCCCCTAGTTTAAACAATCGCTTCCCTGGAAAGATAGGGACTGGCGGGCGGGCGCGCTTTCGTGTACTTTCTCGGCGTGCCCAAGATCACGGCTGAGCAAGTCCGCGCCGAGGTCAAGCGCTTCTGGGCCGTCATGTCCAGCAAGCGCGCCGACCAGTTGGCGGAAGTCTACGCCCACGAGTCCACGGTGTTCAGCTCCTCCGGGGCCCGTCCCGAGCCCGGACGCCTGGCCGCCGCACGCCGCCAGCGCGAGTACTTCCAGCCCCTCACCACCGTCACCACCACCCTGGGAATGATCGAGGTGGTGCTGCTGGGCGAGAGTGCGGCGGTCGCCAGCTACACCTTCCAGTTCCACGCCAGCAAGGTGGCCACCGCCGCCGGCGGGACGGTGGAAGAGATGATCGAGCACGGCCGCGGCACCCAGGTCTTCCAGCTCGAGCCCGACGGCAGCCTGCGCATCGTCCACGAGCACCTCTCCAGCGTGGACAAGAGCTAGCGCCCAGCGCGACGGGGCAAAATTGTCTCCCTGGCCGCTTCGCTGTACCATGGGCGGGTCATCTGTCCAGGCCGGCTTCTCCCCCGGAGGCGTAGGGCCGTGGCCCCACCCCAGAAAGAGACAGCGCCCAAACCCGCCGCGGCTCCGCCTCTCAGCGGCCGCGTGGCCGAGCGCTTCGTGCTGCGCGAGTGCCTGGGTGCGGGCGGCATGGGCGAGGTCTACCGCGCCGACGACACCCGCCTGCACCGCCCGGTCGCCCTCAAGCGCCTGAACCCCGAGCTGCGCGCCGACGAGCGCTACCGCGAGCACCTGCTCAAGGAGGCCCATCGCGCCGCCGCCCTCGACACCCAGCACATCGCCGGCGTCTACGACGTGCTGGAGGACGGCGGCGAGCTTTTCCTGGTCATGGAGTACGTGGACGGCGCCACCCTGCGCCGCCACCTTCCCGCCACCTACTCCGTCGCCGACTTCCTGGACCTCGCCGTCCAGTGCGGCGAGGCCCTGGTCGCCGCCCACGACAAGGGCGTGGTCCACCGCGACATCAAGCCCGAGAACATCATGCTCACCCCCGGCGGGCAGGTGAAGATCCTGGACTTCGGGCTGGCCAAGCAGATCCCCTCCATGGCGGACCAGAGCGCTCCCACCCGCACCGCCGCCAGCAGCACCGCCCGCGAGTTCAGCGGCACCTGGGGCTACATGGCCCCCGAGGTCCTGTTGCAGAAGCCCTCCGACGGCCGCGCCGACCTGTTCTCCCTGGGCGTGGTCTTCTACGAGATGCTGACCGGGCGCAATCCCTTCCTGGGGGTCAGCTTCGCCGAGACCGTAGACCGCACCTTGCACCGCGTCCCCGTCCCGCTCACCCAGCTCAAGCCGGAGACGCCTCCGGAACTGGAGCACATCCTCACCAAGATGCTGGCCAAAGATCCCGGGGAGCGCTACGCCACCGCGCGCGACCTGGTGGTGGACCTCAAAGTGCTGCAGCGGCAGATGATCTCCGGGGAGCGCATGCCGCTGCCGGCCGCGGCCGGAGGCGGGCGCCGGCTGGCCTCGGGGATGATCGCCTTGCTGCTGCTGGCCACGGTGGCGCTGGTGGGCATCGCCCTGTGGAAGCTGTTGCCCGGCCCGCCTCCGGCGACCTCCGCCCGGCCCGTGAATCCCCAATCCACGCTGCTGGCGGTGCTTCCCTTTCGCACCATCGGCGGCAACGCCGAGAGCCAGTTCTACGGCGAAGGCCTGTCGGAGACCATCAGCGCCAAGCTCAGCAAGGTGAGCGCCGGCCCCGGCCTGCAGGTGGTGCCGGCCGCCGAGGTGCACGCCCGTCACGTCACCGACCTGGAGCAGGCGCGCCAGGTGCTGGGCGTCAACCAGGTGCTGGAGGGCAGCCTGCAGCAGCTCGGCGACACCGTGCGCGTGAACTACTCGCTGGTGGAGGCCGGCAGCGGCCGCACCCTGAGCGCCGACACCATCACCGTCAAGGCCTCCGACCCCTTCGCCCTGCAGGACCGGGTGGCGGAGAGCATCTTCGCCAACCTGAATCTCTCCCTCAAGCCGGAAGTCCGCCAGGCCCTCGCCAGCTACGGCACCAAGATCGCCGCCGCCTACGAGCTCTACCTGAAGGGCACCGGCTACCTGCAGAACTACGATGATCCCAGGAACATCGAGGGCGCCATCGCCGCCTTCCGCGACAGCGCGGCCCTCGACCCCAACTACGCCCTGGCCTACGCCGGCCTGGGCCAGGCCTACTGGACCCGCTACGTGCTGAAGAAGGACCTGCCCTCGGTGGAGCAGGCTCGCCGCGCCTGCCAGCGCGCCGCCGAGCTGGATCCCAACCTGCCCGAGGCCCACGTCTGCCTGGGCACGCTGGAGGATGGCACCGGCCACTATCAGCAGGCGGTGGCCGAGCTGCAGAAGGCGCTGGCTGGCGAGCCCAACAGCGACGAGGCTTACCGGGGACTGGCGCACAGCTACGAGCAGTTGGGCCAGACCCAGGAAGCCGAGCGCACCTACCAGCGCGCCCTCGCTCTGCGCCCCAACTACTGGGGGGGCTACAGCGCCCTGGGATACTTCTACTATCGGCAGGCCCGCTACGACGACGCCATCCGCGAGTACCAGCGCGCCATCCAGCTCGCCCCCAACAATGCCATCGCCCTGTACTCGCTGGGCGGCCTCTACGTGGCCAAGGGCCGCTACCAGGAAGCCATCGACGTGCTGCGCAAGGGCATCGAGACCAAGCCCAGTTGGGGCGCCTGGTCCAACCTGGGGCTGGCTTACTTCCGTCTGCGCCGCTTCGACGAAGCCGTCACCGCGTACCAGCAGGCCTTCGCGCTGCAGCCCCAGGACTACCGCACCGCCGGCAACCTGGCTGACGCCTATTACTGGGCCCCCGGCCAGCGCGACCAGGCCGCGGAAGCCTATCGCCGCTCCATCCAGCTCGGCGAGCCGGCCGCCAAGGTGAATCCCAAGGACGCCGACGTGCGCCTCATGCTGGCCAACGCCTACGCCCGGCTGGGCAACCGCAGCGAGGCTCTGCGCCAGATCGATCTGGGTCTGAAGGCCAATCCTAACCACGCCGAGACCCTCTACTACGCCGCCCTGGTACACAACCAGTTCGGCGAGCGCGACGCCGCCCTGGCCTGGCTGCAGAAGGCCATCCAGGCGGGGTGGTCGCGGGCGGAGATCGAGCAGGCGGTGGAACTGGACGACCTGCGCAGCGATCCCCGCTTTCAAAAGCTGATGGCGGGCAAGTAGGAGAGGGCGAGTTCGCGGGGCCGCGCCTCGCCCTCGAGTTCAGGGACCGATGATGATGTGCGGGTCCCAGGTCTGCATCCGGCCCTTCACCATCACCTTGAGCACGGGCTTGTATTCGCAGCCCAGAGCGTCCTTGCGGGCCAGGCCGGAAAAGATCGCGGTCTGCAACATCTCGTCTTTGTCCTTGTCGTTCTTGACGCCGCCGATCACGTCTTGCGCGAAGGGGTTGGCGGGACAGTCCTTGGTATAGGCCACCAGCTCGGCGATGCGGAACTTCCGCTTGGCGCTGGAATACCACAGGATGGACTCCTCGTTGTGCGGCGAGACGTAGACCGGCGGGCGCTCCTTCTTCTTGGCGAAGGCCAAGATGCTCTCGATGTCATAGAGGCACACTTGGCCCTTCTTCCCTTTGTTGGCGATGTTGCAGCCCGCCTCTTCCGACATCCGGCTCGTCTGGTCGGGAAATTTCATCTTCTCTTTCATC
This genomic window contains:
- a CDS encoding nuclear transport factor 2 family protein; protein product: MYFLGVPKITAEQVRAEVKRFWAVMSSKRADQLAEVYAHESTVFSSSGARPEPGRLAAARRQREYFQPLTTVTTTLGMIEVVLLGESAAVASYTFQFHASKVATAAGGTVEEMIEHGRGTQVFQLEPDGSLRIVHEHLSSVDKS
- a CDS encoding tetratricopeptide repeat protein; its protein translation is MAPPQKETAPKPAAAPPLSGRVAERFVLRECLGAGGMGEVYRADDTRLHRPVALKRLNPELRADERYREHLLKEAHRAAALDTQHIAGVYDVLEDGGELFLVMEYVDGATLRRHLPATYSVADFLDLAVQCGEALVAAHDKGVVHRDIKPENIMLTPGGQVKILDFGLAKQIPSMADQSAPTRTAASSTAREFSGTWGYMAPEVLLQKPSDGRADLFSLGVVFYEMLTGRNPFLGVSFAETVDRTLHRVPVPLTQLKPETPPELEHILTKMLAKDPGERYATARDLVVDLKVLQRQMISGERMPLPAAAGGGRRLASGMIALLLLATVALVGIALWKLLPGPPPATSARPVNPQSTLLAVLPFRTIGGNAESQFYGEGLSETISAKLSKVSAGPGLQVVPAAEVHARHVTDLEQARQVLGVNQVLEGSLQQLGDTVRVNYSLVEAGSGRTLSADTITVKASDPFALQDRVAESIFANLNLSLKPEVRQALASYGTKIAAAYELYLKGTGYLQNYDDPRNIEGAIAAFRDSAALDPNYALAYAGLGQAYWTRYVLKKDLPSVEQARRACQRAAELDPNLPEAHVCLGTLEDGTGHYQQAVAELQKALAGEPNSDEAYRGLAHSYEQLGQTQEAERTYQRALALRPNYWGGYSALGYFYYRQARYDDAIREYQRAIQLAPNNAIALYSLGGLYVAKGRYQEAIDVLRKGIETKPSWGAWSNLGLAYFRLRRFDEAVTAYQQAFALQPQDYRTAGNLADAYYWAPGQRDQAAEAYRRSIQLGEPAAKVNPKDADVRLMLANAYARLGNRSEALRQIDLGLKANPNHAETLYYAALVHNQFGERDAALAWLQKAIQAGWSRAEIEQAVELDDLRSDPRFQKLMAGK